The sequence below is a genomic window from Aminivibrio sp..
ATGGAGAGATAGTTCCCCCCTACAAGCAGCAGGTCCGGGTTATAGATGAAGGTGAAGGGGATGAGGAATCCCGCGAGAGAAATCCGGAATCCCGTCCAGCCCACTGCGGACGGACTCTGGCCCGACAGCCCCGCTGCACCGTAGGACGCGATGGCCACGGGAGGAGTCAGGTTGGAAAGGCAGGCGAAGTAGTAGGCGAACATGTGGGCCGCCAGGGGGTTCACCCCAAGTTTTACCAGGGCGGGGGCGGCAATGGTGGCGGTCACGATGTAGCAGGCCGTCGTCGGTAGCCCCATGCCCAGGATGACGCACACGATCATGGTGAGGAAGGTGGTGATGAGGATGCTTCCCCCTGCGAGGGAAACGATGTTGTCGCCCAGCACGAGCCCCAGGCCGGTGAGGTTGGTGATGCCGATGATGTTGCCCACCACGGCGCAGGCGATGCCCACACCAATGCTCTGTCTGGCTCCGGATTCCATGGCTTTCAGGAAGGACTTCCAGGTGAGCCGGGTTTCCTTCGTTATGAAGCTCACGCCCACCGAGGCGATGATGCCGTAGAAAGCCGCGTAAAGAGGCGTCCTGCCGATGAGCAGAAGATACACTATGACGATGATGGGGACGAGCAGGTGCCCCCGCTCCCTCATGACCTTCATTATGGGAATGGGAATGATTTCTTCTCTCGGGATGGGCTTCATGCCCATCTTGACGGCCTCGATGTGGATGACGGCATATTCGGCCAGGTAGTAGAGCACTGCCGGGATGGTCGCCGCCAGCATGATCTTGGCGTAATGTACCCCGAGGAACTCGGCCATAATGAAGGACGCCGCGCCCATGACGGGGGGCATGATCATGCCTCCCGTTCCCGCCACGGCTACCACCGCCGAGGCGAAGACGGGCTTGAAGCCGGCGCCGGTCATGAGGGGAATGGTGAAGGTTCCCGTGGCCGCTACGTTGCCCACGGCGCTTCCGTTAATCATTCCCATGAGGCCGCTGGCCACGATGGACACCTTGGCCTCGCCGCCGATGGTCCTTCCGGCGAGGGACATGGCGAGGTCCTTGATGAACCGGCCCATACCCGTCTCGGTAAGGAAGGCGCCGAAGAGGATAAAGAGAAAGATGTAGGTGGATGACACGCCGAGGGAGATGCCGAATATGCCCTCGGAGGACAGGAAGAGCTGGTAGATGATGCGCCTGAAGGTGAACCCCGTGTGCCCGAGGACGCCGGGAATGTATTCGCCCCAGTAGCCGTAGGCGAGGAAGATCATGGAGAGGATCATCAGTTCCTTGCCCACGGTCCGCCTCGTCGCCTCGAGAACGCAGACGATGAGGATGGTCCCCATGACGTAGTCGGGTGTTATGGCGGTTCCCCGAATGCTGAAGGCGTCGAAGGCGAAAAGGATGTACAGGCTCGACGACAGGGAGAGGACGAGCCAGATGTAATCGACCGCCGAGGGACGTTCCCTGGGAGCGCGCTTCGACCCGGGGTAGAGAAGGAACGTCATGAGCACGAGAAACGCCAGATGAACGCTTCGCTGCTTCATGGCCATCAGCGTCCCGAAACCTGAGGTGTAAAGGTGGAACAGGGACATGGCAACGGCGATGACCGTTACGACCGTCGCCCACTTCCCCGTATATTTCCGGAATCGGGATTCCGCGTCCGCCTTTTCGAGGACCTTCTCCGCCTCTTCTTCCGAAATGATGTCAACAACCGGTTCTTGATTTTCGTTGAGTTTGTCGTTCTGATCAGTCACAGCCGTTTACCTCCGCACGAACGAATGAGGGGAGGGAACAACTCCGTCCTAAATCCGCAGGCAGCGGGGAGTGTCACCGGTGCTCGCTTGGGCCGCCGGTGCAGATTGTCGTCCTTGACAACTGCCCAAGCGATCAACACGGCTCCCTGCGTTCGCCGGTTGCCTGCTTGTGAAACCGACATCCGTGTCGGTTTCTCGGCCCGGGCGCTGTGCCCGGCGACACTCCCTCTGCCTGAAAAACCTGCGGATTTAGGTCCGTTCCCTCCCCTTGAAAACGAAACCGGTGCTAATCTACAATGAGATTTTCAGGTACGTTGACTCCCTTTTCCTTCAGGTATTTCACCGCTCCCTTGTGAAGGGGAATGGTCATTCCGTTCAGGGAGTTCTCCAGCAGCGTGTAGGCCGTGGCCTTGTGGGCAGCCACGAGGTCATCGTGGAACTCGTAGGTCGCCTTGGTCAGGAGATAAATGAGTTCCTCGTCCTGGCGTGCGTCAGTAAAGAGGATGTTGGACAGGGCGATAGTCCTGATTTCCTTGTCCTGGTTCGGGTAGGAGCCGGCGGGAATGGTGAAGGGGAAGTACCAGGGATACTTTTCCACGATCTCCTTGATCTTGTCCTCTTCCATGGAGATGAGTTCACCGGCGCCGGAAGAGAGCACGTCCATGATGGCCGCGGTGGGAACGCCGCCGGCGATGTGGGCTCCGTCGGTCTGGGCGTTCTTTATGAGGTCCACTGCCTCGTTGTAGCCGAGGTAATCGGCGGTGACGTTCGTCTCGCCCTGGTCCTTCATGTAATTGAGGCCGTATGCTTCCATCATCTCCCGGCTGTTGATCTCGGTGGCGCTGGCTACCTGGCCGGGGACAAACTTTTTGCCCTTGAAGTCGGCGATGGATTTGATCCCGGCGTCCTTGCGGGCGATCCAGTGCATAACGTTGGGATAAAGGGTGAACATGCCCCGCATTTCCTTGTAGGGAGGCTTGCCCTCGTAGGTCCCCTTGCCGTTGAAGGCGTAGTAGCAGATGCCGTTCTGTCCGATGGCGATCTGGACTTCCTCGTTCCTCATGAGGTCAACGTTCTGCGGGGTACCCGCCGTGGACTGGGCGGAGGCCCTGGTGACTTCCTTGATGTTCTTGGACCAGATCTGGGCGAAGGCATTGCCGATGGGATAATA
It includes:
- a CDS encoding TRAP transporter permease, producing the protein MTDQNDKLNENQEPVVDIISEEEAEKVLEKADAESRFRKYTGKWATVVTVIAVAMSLFHLYTSGFGTLMAMKQRSVHLAFLVLMTFLLYPGSKRAPRERPSAVDYIWLVLSLSSSLYILFAFDAFSIRGTAITPDYVMGTILIVCVLEATRRTVGKELMILSMIFLAYGYWGEYIPGVLGHTGFTFRRIIYQLFLSSEGIFGISLGVSSTYIFLFILFGAFLTETGMGRFIKDLAMSLAGRTIGGEAKVSIVASGLMGMINGSAVGNVAATGTFTIPLMTGAGFKPVFASAVVAVAGTGGMIMPPVMGAASFIMAEFLGVHYAKIMLAATIPAVLYYLAEYAVIHIEAVKMGMKPIPREEIIPIPIMKVMRERGHLLVPIIVIVYLLLIGRTPLYAAFYGIIASVGVSFITKETRLTWKSFLKAMESGARQSIGVGIACAVVGNIIGITNLTGLGLVLGDNIVSLAGGSILITTFLTMIVCVILGMGLPTTACYIVTATIAAPALVKLGVNPLAAHMFAYYFACLSNLTPPVAIASYGAAGLSGQSPSAVGWTGFRISLAGFLIPFTFIYNPDLLLVGGNYLSIALSTVTSLVGVIALAASLQNYLYVPMNILQRLGMFIGALLLIFPGVATDTVGVALAAAVFFWQKAQRKAAGSGLGLAR
- a CDS encoding TAXI family TRAP transporter solute-binding subunit, giving the protein MNVRKSIIAVVVVLALIFAAGPMIVGAEAKSYRLNIATATTGGAYYPIGNAFAQIWSKNIKEVTRASAQSTAGTPQNVDLMRNEEVQIAIGQNGICYYAFNGKGTYEGKPPYKEMRGMFTLYPNVMHWIARKDAGIKSIADFKGKKFVPGQVASATEINSREMMEAYGLNYMKDQGETNVTADYLGYNEAVDLIKNAQTDGAHIAGGVPTAAIMDVLSSGAGELISMEEDKIKEIVEKYPWYFPFTIPAGSYPNQDKEIRTIALSNILFTDARQDEELIYLLTKATYEFHDDLVAAHKATAYTLLENSLNGMTIPLHKGAVKYLKEKGVNVPENLIVD